The nucleotide sequence CATTTTTCTGTATCGCTAGCCGTATAGGTAAGTATGTCTATTTCAGGATTGAATGTAGGATTTCCTGGTATATCAATATCTACGACTGGCGGATCTGGTGGCTCGCATCCATCAACTACCAACATTTGAAAGTCGCGTCTTACTTCACCGATTTTTTCTCCATTTCTATATTCCTCTACTTTCACAGCGAAAACGAAGAGTCCAGTTTGATCCGGATTGACAGTGAGGAGGCCTCTACTACTGATTTGCAGCGGAGGGGACCCGCCAACCATATTATTTTCGGAAAAGCCACTGGTAAATGTTATCCCAAAATGGGGTTTAGGTTGCGGTATCGGTACTGCAACTGCGGAAGAGCTGTTTAACGGGGTGGTCAATGAATAGACAAGTGAGTCACCGTCTGGATCTACCCCTGTAAACTCCACATAGTATAGCTGATTGACACATGCATAATCACTTAATGGTTTGAATAATACGGGGGAAGAGTTTTTAAATATTTCTCCATCTCTCATCAATGGTGGAATCTCCAGAACATAGTTCATTCCTGTCCCTGAAGGGTTTACCAGGTTGTCGACATCATCGTTTCTACAACATCTTTCCCATTGGATGTAGTATCCGTCATCGCTTGCATATGAGGGTGGGTTTAATATTACATCTGCTGAATAGAATACTCTGGAAGTTTGGAGCTCATCTATGGCGCATTCAATATTTGAATATTCTACATCTTCCTGAAGTGCGAGAAATAGATTGTGCGTCGACATCAATTGATTGTCTCCATTTCTGAAAATATACACTGTTACGAATGGGTCTGGTCCTGGATTTTGAGATTGAGCCTCATCAAAATATTGAATCAAATTGATCCTATAGGTACCATCGCTCAGATAGATAAATTCTATTTCTCCCCCTACAATATGAAAGGCTTTAGCAAGCCCAAAGCATGAAACAAGAAGATAGGTTAGGATTAATTTCTTCATTACTAAAAGAACAACAATGAAATGAGCATACACTTACCAATGGATGAATAAATTTATGCGAATTCCATGTGTGCCAGTAAAACTAGCAACATACACATGAAACTACTAAAAACCCTGTAAATCAAGCATTCGAAATAGTAATTTTACTTTATGAAGAAAGGTGATGTAATTGAATCTCTGGAAATAATAGATATATCCTCAGAAGGAAAAGGAGTAGGAAGAATTGAAGGGCAAGTGGTGTTTGTCAAAGAAACAGTTCCAGGAGATGTGGTAAGGGTCAAAGTAAATGGGAAAAAGAAGAAATTCTTAGAGGCATATACTGAGGAATTTCATTTGAAATCTAAAGAACGGACAGAGCCATTTTGCGAGCACTTTGGATTATGTGGAGGATGTAAGTGGCAGCATATGGATTATGAAGCTCAGCTAAAATATAAACAAGGGCATGTAGAAGGAAACCTCAAAAAAATTAGTGGATTAGCTCTTCCTGAAATACAGCCCATTTTGAGGTCTGAAAAGACTTCTTTTTATCGAAATAAACTTGAATTCACCTTTTCAAATTTTAGATGGTTGACAAAGGAAGAGATCGATTCTGGAGAAGAGCATGTTCGAACAGGTTTGGGATTCCATATCCCGAAGCAGTTCAGTAAAATCATCAATGTAAACAAATGTCACCTTCAGTCTGATCCATCTAATGAGATACGGTTGGCGGTAAAGGACTATTCAGATAAGCATGGTATTCCATTCTTTGATGTGAAAAAGCAAGAGGGGTTTTTACGAAATCTAGTTATCAGGACAGCCACTACAGGAGATGTGATGGTAATTCTTCAAGTGTTTTATCGAGACCGGGAATTGATAGACTCGTTGATGAATTTCTTGAAGAGGGATTTTCCACAAATTACGTCTTTGATGTATGTGGTGAATGAAAAAGGAAACGATACGTTTAGTGATTTAGAAGTTGAACTCTTTGCTGGAAATGGTCACATCATGGAGCAGATGGGAGATTTGAAGTTTAAGATTGGCCCAAAATCGTTTTATCA is from Marinobacter alexandrii and encodes:
- the rlmD gene encoding 23S rRNA (uracil(1939)-C(5))-methyltransferase RlmD; this encodes MKKGDVIESLEIIDISSEGKGVGRIEGQVVFVKETVPGDVVRVKVNGKKKKFLEAYTEEFHLKSKERTEPFCEHFGLCGGCKWQHMDYEAQLKYKQGHVEGNLKKISGLALPEIQPILRSEKTSFYRNKLEFTFSNFRWLTKEEIDSGEEHVRTGLGFHIPKQFSKIINVNKCHLQSDPSNEIRLAVKDYSDKHGIPFFDVKKQEGFLRNLVIRTATTGDVMVILQVFYRDRELIDSLMNFLKRDFPQITSLMYVVNEKGNDTFSDLEVELFAGNGHIMEQMGDLKFKIGPKSFYQTNSEQAHELYKIAADFANIQKSELVYDLYTGTGTIANFVARSAKKVVGIEYVEDAIKDAFVNSELNGIDNTDFYAGDMKDLLANEFINQHGKPDVIITDPPRAGMHPRVTQLLAELKVDRIVYVSCNPATQARDLEVLGEVYDVVKIQPVDMFPQTQHVENVVLLKLK